A region of Streptomyces sp. NBC_01788 DNA encodes the following proteins:
- a CDS encoding MFS transporter, whose amino-acid sequence MTLTTTGRTERSASGAVVPVLAFAGIVVAVMQTLLVPVIKDLPQLLDTSPSDATWVLTSTLLSGAVATPIMGRLGDLYGKRRMLIASLSVMVVGALVSAFTSALLPMIAGRTLQGFAMGAIPLGIGLMRDMLPRERLGSAMALMSSSIGVGGGLALPAAAMVAQHADWHTLFYGAAGLGVLSIGLTLLVVRESPARAEGSFDLPGALGLAGGLVLLLLPVTKGSDWGWSSPTTLGLFAAAVAVLLLWGLMELRVAAPLVDLRTTARREVLLTNLASIMVGVSFYVVSLVLPQLLQLPTATGYGLGQSMVVAGLCVAPLGLTMMFTAPVYARLSARYGPKLTLIIGLLIIAVGYAAGLGLMNAAWQTVVVSVVLGAGIGLAYSSLPALIVGAVPASETGAANGLNTLMRSIGTSVSSAVIGMVLANTAHHTGGLAVPSMHGFRVSFLIATAAVVVGLALALCLPRPNLSSGPRLRASSEEDANLARAEAVLRGFRGRVLDAGGAPVARAKVTLIDRRGRQAGATLSAEDGSYTLAVPARGPYVLAARAAGHGPLASAANHTGEDHPVDLDLPLPGESVTA is encoded by the coding sequence ACGACCGGACGGACCGAGCGGAGTGCGAGCGGGGCCGTCGTCCCGGTGCTCGCCTTCGCGGGGATCGTCGTCGCGGTGATGCAGACCCTGCTCGTCCCGGTCATCAAGGACCTGCCGCAACTCCTCGACACCTCGCCCAGCGACGCCACCTGGGTCCTGACCTCCACTCTCCTGTCCGGCGCGGTGGCCACGCCGATCATGGGCCGCCTCGGCGACCTGTACGGCAAGCGCCGCATGCTGATCGCCAGCCTCTCCGTGATGGTGGTCGGCGCGCTGGTCAGCGCGTTCACCTCGGCCCTGCTGCCCATGATCGCGGGCCGTACGCTCCAGGGCTTCGCGATGGGGGCGATCCCGCTCGGCATCGGCCTGATGCGGGACATGCTGCCGCGCGAGCGACTCGGCTCCGCCATGGCGCTGATGAGCTCCTCGATCGGCGTCGGCGGCGGACTCGCCCTGCCCGCCGCGGCCATGGTCGCCCAGCACGCCGACTGGCACACCCTCTTCTACGGCGCCGCCGGCCTCGGCGTCCTCTCCATCGGCCTCACCCTCCTCGTCGTACGGGAGTCCCCCGCGCGCGCCGAGGGCTCCTTCGACCTGCCGGGCGCGCTGGGCCTGGCCGGCGGCCTGGTCCTGCTCCTGCTGCCCGTCACGAAGGGCAGCGACTGGGGCTGGTCGTCGCCCACCACGCTCGGCCTGTTCGCCGCGGCCGTCGCCGTCCTGCTGCTGTGGGGCCTGATGGAGCTGCGCGTCGCGGCCCCGCTGGTCGACCTGCGCACCACCGCCCGCCGCGAGGTGCTGCTGACCAACCTCGCCTCGATCATGGTCGGCGTCAGCTTCTACGTCGTCTCCCTCGTCCTGCCCCAGCTGCTCCAGCTCCCCACCGCCACCGGCTACGGGCTCGGGCAGTCGATGGTGGTCGCCGGTCTGTGCGTGGCGCCGCTGGGCCTGACCATGATGTTCACCGCGCCGGTCTACGCCCGCCTCTCCGCCCGCTACGGCCCGAAGCTCACCCTGATCATCGGCCTGCTGATCATCGCGGTCGGCTACGCCGCCGGCCTCGGCCTGATGAACGCGGCCTGGCAGACCGTCGTCGTCTCGGTGGTCCTGGGCGCCGGCATCGGACTGGCGTACTCCTCGCTGCCCGCGCTGATCGTCGGCGCGGTCCCGGCCTCCGAGACGGGCGCGGCCAACGGCCTCAACACCCTGATGCGGTCCATCGGCACCTCGGTGTCCAGCGCCGTGATCGGCATGGTGCTGGCCAACACCGCGCATCACACCGGCGGTCTCGCGGTCCCGTCCATGCACGGCTTCCGCGTGTCCTTCCTGATCGCCACGGCCGCCGTCGTCGTGGGCCTGGCGCTGGCCCTGTGCCTGCCCCGGCCGAACCTGTCGTCGGGGCCGCGACTGCGGGCGAGCAGCGAGGAGGACGCCAACCTGGCGCGGGCCGAGGCGGTCCTGCGCGGTTTCCGCGGCCGGGTCCTGGACGCGGGCGGCGCCCCGGTCGCCCGCGCCAAGGTCACGCTGATCGACCGCCGCGGCCGTCAGGCGGGCGCCACGCTCTCCGCCGAGGACGGCAGTTACACCCTCGCGGTCCCGGCCCGGGGCCCGTACGTCCTGGCCGCCCGCGCCGCCGGGCACGGCCCGCTCGCCAGCGCGGCGAACCACACCGGCGAGGACCACCCGGTCGACCTGGATCTGCCCCTGCCGGGCGAGTCGGTCACCGCCTGA
- a CDS encoding class I SAM-dependent methyltransferase: MPVAPEPPILAAFEAAKGFMPTDEGLALYAAAVTAGRLGLPLLEVGTYCGRSTILLADAARRAGVTALTVDHHRGSEEQQPGWEYHDPETVDPEIGLMDTLPTFRRTLHRAGLEDHVVALVGRSPQIAALWNTPLGLVFVDGGHTDEHAGADYEGWAPHLAEGGLLVIHDVFPDPADEFTGQAPYRVYLRALESGGFTEVSATGSLRVLRRSEAAARDRR, translated from the coding sequence ATGCCCGTGGCACCCGAACCCCCGATCCTCGCCGCGTTCGAGGCGGCGAAGGGGTTCATGCCCACCGACGAGGGGCTGGCGCTGTACGCGGCGGCCGTGACGGCCGGGCGGCTCGGGCTGCCGCTCCTCGAGGTCGGCACGTACTGCGGGCGCTCCACGATCCTGCTCGCCGACGCGGCCCGGCGGGCCGGGGTCACCGCGCTCACCGTGGACCACCACCGCGGCAGCGAGGAGCAGCAGCCCGGCTGGGAGTACCACGACCCGGAGACGGTCGACCCCGAGATCGGGCTGATGGACACGCTCCCCACGTTCCGCAGGACCCTGCACCGGGCGGGCCTGGAGGACCACGTGGTGGCGCTCGTCGGCCGCTCGCCGCAGATCGCCGCCCTGTGGAACACCCCGCTCGGCCTGGTCTTCGTCGACGGCGGCCACACCGACGAGCACGCCGGCGCCGACTACGAGGGGTGGGCGCCGCACCTGGCCGAGGGCGGGCTGCTGGTGATCCACGACGTGTTCCCGGATCCCGCGGACGAGTTCACCGGGCAGGCCCCGTACCGCGTGTACCTCCGCGCCCTGGAGTCGGGCGGGTTCACCGAGGTGTCGGCGACCGGATCGCTGCGGGTCCTGCGGCGATCGGAAGCAGCCGCCCGCGACCGCCGTTAG
- a CDS encoding N-acetylmuramoyl-L-alanine amidase, translating into MSYQGPDFDVPQPERPGRLRRGLLTVSLAALVPGALLGWLVYEAVGDPGGSDAAAPPSASGSASPSGSEGPLLPSYPGQDDKGGGSSPTRKPSAPAASGPLKGKVVVVDPGHNPGNFRHTAEINRPVDIGTNRKECDTTGTSTNAGYSEARFTLDVAHRLRALLEAQGATVKLTHDGDAPAWGPCVDERARIGNDAHADAVVSIHADGAASGDRGFHVILPGTVHSGSADTRPIVSASRDLGERIAGNFVRVTGEAPSNYLGGGTGLVTRKDLGGLNLSTVPKVFIECGNMRDSKDAASLTSGAWRQKAAQGISEGIVSFLRGS; encoded by the coding sequence GTGTCGTACCAAGGCCCCGACTTCGATGTCCCGCAGCCCGAGCGCCCCGGCCGCCTGCGCCGGGGGCTGCTGACCGTCTCCCTCGCGGCACTGGTGCCCGGCGCCCTGCTGGGCTGGCTGGTGTACGAGGCGGTGGGCGACCCCGGAGGCTCGGACGCGGCGGCCCCGCCGTCGGCGTCCGGCTCCGCCTCCCCCTCGGGGTCCGAGGGGCCGCTCCTGCCCTCGTACCCCGGACAGGACGACAAGGGGGGCGGCTCCTCCCCCACGCGGAAGCCCTCGGCGCCCGCCGCCTCCGGCCCGCTCAAGGGCAAGGTCGTGGTCGTCGACCCGGGCCACAACCCGGGCAACTTCCGGCACACCGCGGAGATCAACCGCCCGGTGGACATCGGCACCAACCGCAAGGAGTGCGACACCACCGGCACGTCCACGAACGCCGGTTACTCCGAGGCCCGGTTCACGCTGGACGTGGCCCACCGGCTGCGCGCGCTGCTCGAGGCGCAGGGCGCCACCGTGAAGCTGACCCACGACGGCGATGCACCGGCCTGGGGCCCGTGTGTCGACGAGCGCGCCCGGATCGGCAACGACGCGCACGCGGACGCCGTCGTCTCGATCCACGCCGACGGCGCGGCGTCCGGCGACCGCGGCTTCCACGTCATCCTGCCTGGGACCGTGCACTCCGGCTCCGCCGACACCCGCCCGATCGTCTCCGCCTCCCGTGACCTGGGCGAGCGCATCGCGGGCAACTTCGTGCGGGTGACGGGCGAGGCGCCGTCCAACTACCTCGGCGGCGGCACCGGACTCGTCACACGGAAGGACCTGGGCGGCCTCAATCTGTCGACGGTTCCCAAGGTGTTCATCGAGTGCGGCAACATGCGCGACAGCAAGGACGCCGCCTCACTCACCAGCGGCGCCTGGCGGCAGAAGGCGGCCCAGGGAATCTCTGAGGGAATCGTGAGTTTCCTGCGCGGGTCGTGA
- a CDS encoding DUF5336 domain-containing protein → MNIRSLTRGDGVVIGAAVLLFIASFLHTGSGYTLNAWDNLGLGFGVYMGGVIGAALIVVNRSLPQPRKVAGLDLGAVGVAFTVLVAWIMFWSLVNAYSAGSGLILGFIAALVLAVGAVATPLVPALQAALVAAPGPAAPQPYGAQPQNGYGYPGAQQPFGGQPQQGQPQQGGPFGGQPQQSPQPAAGFSPFWFAVPAPRPLFAEDGSPAPIAELAPGVWYLAVEQRGPGLLAEMQDGRRGVLQDTSNIQRG, encoded by the coding sequence GTGAATATCCGCTCCCTCACTCGGGGCGACGGCGTGGTGATCGGAGCAGCGGTGTTGCTGTTCATCGCGTCGTTCCTCCACACCGGCTCGGGCTACACCCTCAATGCCTGGGACAACCTCGGTCTGGGCTTCGGCGTCTACATGGGCGGGGTGATCGGCGCCGCGCTGATCGTCGTCAACCGGAGTCTGCCGCAGCCCCGCAAGGTGGCGGGCCTGGACCTGGGCGCGGTGGGAGTGGCGTTCACGGTCCTGGTGGCCTGGATCATGTTCTGGAGCCTGGTGAACGCCTACAGCGCGGGCTCCGGCCTGATCCTCGGCTTCATCGCGGCCCTCGTCCTGGCCGTCGGCGCCGTCGCCACCCCGCTGGTCCCGGCTCTCCAGGCCGCCCTGGTGGCCGCCCCCGGACCGGCCGCGCCGCAGCCCTACGGCGCGCAGCCGCAGAACGGGTACGGCTACCCGGGCGCGCAGCAGCCGTTCGGCGGTCAGCCGCAGCAGGGTCAGCCCCAGCAGGGCGGGCCGTTCGGCGGCCAGCCGCAGCAGAGCCCGCAGCCCGCGGCCGGCTTCTCGCCGTTCTGGTTCGCCGTGCCGGCGCCGCGTCCGCTGTTCGCGGAGGACGGCTCTCCCGCGCCGATCGCCGAACTGGCGCCGGGCGTGTGGTACCTGGCCGTGGAGCAGCGCGGTCCGGGCCTGCTGGCCGAGATGCAGGACGGCCGCCGCGGTGTCCTCCAGGACACCTCCAACATCCAGCGCGGCTGA
- a CDS encoding prenyltransferase/squalene oxidase repeat-containing protein, producing the protein MTTPRTEHLVLPGVLTAGQAAATVRGILAAQRPDGAIPWFRGHHLDPWDHVEAAMALDAAGEHEAAERAYAWLARHQLDDGSWYAAYADGAHDDVTDRRRETNFVAYTAVGVWHHYLSTGDDTFLDRMWPVVYAAIEFVLRLQQPGGQIGWKREDDGTDTADALLTGCSSVHHALCCALAIAEQREEPQPDWELAVGALRHAIRAHPERFLDKDRYSMDWYYPVLGGALTGTEAKARIAAGWDRFVVPGLGVRCVVPNPWVTGGESAELALTLWAVGESDHALSVLQSIQHLRDADTGLYWTGYVFEDEAVWPRELTTWTAGSLLLAVAALGGHEATCTVFAAGDRLPRGLETDCCG; encoded by the coding sequence GTGACGACTCCCCGGACAGAACACCTCGTCCTGCCCGGGGTCCTCACCGCCGGGCAGGCCGCCGCGACCGTACGCGGCATACTCGCCGCCCAGCGGCCGGACGGGGCGATCCCCTGGTTCCGCGGGCACCACCTCGACCCGTGGGACCACGTCGAAGCGGCGATGGCCCTGGACGCGGCCGGCGAGCACGAGGCCGCCGAGCGCGCCTATGCCTGGCTCGCCCGCCACCAGCTCGACGACGGCTCCTGGTACGCGGCCTACGCGGACGGTGCGCACGACGACGTCACCGACCGCCGCCGGGAGACCAACTTCGTCGCCTACACGGCCGTAGGGGTCTGGCACCACTACCTCTCGACCGGCGACGACACCTTCCTGGACCGCATGTGGCCCGTCGTGTACGCCGCGATCGAGTTCGTGCTGCGCCTCCAGCAGCCCGGGGGGCAGATCGGCTGGAAGCGGGAGGACGACGGCACGGACACCGCGGACGCGCTGCTGACCGGGTGCTCCTCGGTCCACCACGCGCTGTGCTGCGCGCTGGCCATCGCCGAGCAGCGTGAAGAACCCCAACCCGACTGGGAGTTGGCGGTCGGCGCGCTCCGCCACGCGATCCGCGCGCACCCGGAGCGGTTCCTCGACAAGGACCGCTACTCCATGGACTGGTACTACCCGGTACTGGGCGGCGCGTTGACCGGCACGGAGGCCAAGGCGCGCATCGCGGCGGGCTGGGACCGCTTCGTGGTGCCCGGACTCGGGGTGCGCTGCGTCGTCCCCAACCCGTGGGTGACGGGCGGGGAATCGGCCGAACTCGCCCTGACGCTCTGGGCGGTGGGCGAGTCCGACCACGCCCTGTCCGTGCTCCAGTCCATCCAGCACCTGCGCGACGCGGACACCGGCCTGTACTGGACGGGCTACGTCTTCGAGGACGAGGCCGTGTGGCCCCGCGAACTGACCACGTGGACCGCCGGCTCCCTCCTCCTCGCCGTGGCCGCGCTCGGCGGCCACGAGGCCACCTGCACGGTCTTCGCGGCGGGCGACCGCCTGCCGCGCGGCCTGGAGACGGACTGCTGCGGCTGA
- a CDS encoding class I SAM-dependent methyltransferase encodes MLTVDFSRFPLAPGDRVLDLGCGAGRHAFECYRRGARVVALDRNGEEIREVAKWFAAMKEAGEAPEGATATAMEGDALALPFPDDSFDVVIISEVMEHIPDDKGVLAEMVRVLRPGGRIAVTVPRYGPEKVCWALSDAYHEVEGGHIRIYRAHELLARMREAGLKPYGTHHAHALHSPYWWLKCAFGVDNDQVLPVRAYHKLLVWDIMKKPLATRMAEQALNPLIGKSFVAYATKPHLPATAGRAEAAAT; translated from the coding sequence GTGCTGACCGTCGACTTCTCCCGGTTCCCGCTCGCCCCGGGCGACCGCGTGCTGGACCTCGGCTGCGGCGCCGGCCGGCACGCGTTCGAGTGCTACCGGCGCGGGGCCCGGGTCGTGGCGCTGGACCGCAACGGCGAGGAGATCCGCGAGGTCGCCAAGTGGTTCGCGGCGATGAAGGAGGCCGGGGAGGCGCCGGAAGGGGCGACCGCGACCGCCATGGAGGGCGACGCGCTGGCGCTGCCCTTCCCCGACGATTCCTTCGACGTCGTCATCATCTCCGAGGTGATGGAGCACATCCCCGACGACAAGGGCGTCCTCGCCGAGATGGTCCGGGTGCTCCGGCCCGGCGGGCGGATCGCGGTCACCGTGCCGCGCTACGGCCCCGAGAAGGTCTGCTGGGCCCTGTCCGACGCCTACCACGAGGTGGAGGGCGGCCACATCCGCATCTACCGGGCCCACGAACTCCTCGCCAGAATGCGCGAGGCGGGCCTCAAGCCCTACGGCACCCACCACGCGCACGCGCTGCACTCGCCGTACTGGTGGCTGAAGTGCGCCTTCGGCGTCGACAACGACCAGGTCCTGCCGGTGCGCGCCTACCACAAGCTGCTGGTCTGGGACATCATGAAGAAGCCGCTGGCCACCCGGATGGCAGAGCAGGCGCTGAACCCGCTCATCGGCAAGAGCTTCGTGGCGTACGCGACCAAGCCGCACCTGCCCGCCACGGCCGGCCGCGCCGAGGCGGCCGCCACGTGA
- a CDS encoding glycosyltransferase family 4 protein encodes MTAEPSQAGSPADLAADGERPLGIALLTYKGNPFCGGQGVYVRHLSRELARLGHRVEVIAAQPYPVLDTLADIAGDGHDGRLRLTELPSLDLYRQPDPFRTPARDEYRDWIDALEVATMWTGGFPEPLTFSLRARRHLRTRRGEFDIVHDNQTLGYGLLGNIGAPLVTTIHHPITVDRRLELDAAEGWQRRWSLRRWYAFTRMQKRVARRLPSVLTVSGTSRQEIVDHLGVRQDRVHVVHIGADTDLFSPDPAVRQVPGRIVTTSSADVPLKGLVFLIEALAKARTEHPAAHLVVVGKRPERGPVAQAVARHGLEDAVEFVKGISDAELVDLVRSAEVACVPSLYEGFSLPAAEAMATGTPLVATTGGAVPEVAGRDGETCLAVPPGDAGALAVALGRLLGDPELRLRLGRAGRERVLRHFTWARAAEGTVARYREALARSRADSPAAAAAPAGTGPTTTDAELNRESRATC; translated from the coding sequence GTGACCGCTGAGCCCAGTCAGGCGGGGTCCCCGGCGGACCTGGCCGCGGACGGCGAGCGACCGCTCGGCATAGCGCTCCTCACCTACAAGGGAAACCCGTTCTGCGGCGGCCAGGGCGTCTACGTACGCCACCTCTCGCGCGAACTGGCCCGCCTCGGCCACCGGGTCGAGGTGATCGCCGCCCAGCCGTACCCCGTCCTCGACACGCTCGCCGACATCGCGGGCGACGGCCACGACGGCCGGCTGCGGCTGACCGAACTGCCGAGCCTGGACCTCTACCGGCAGCCGGACCCCTTCCGCACCCCCGCGCGCGACGAGTACCGCGACTGGATCGACGCGCTGGAGGTCGCCACCATGTGGACCGGCGGCTTCCCCGAGCCGCTGACCTTCTCGTTGCGCGCCCGCCGCCATCTGCGCACCCGGCGCGGGGAGTTCGACATCGTCCACGACAACCAGACCCTGGGATACGGGCTGTTGGGGAACATCGGCGCGCCTCTGGTCACCACCATCCACCACCCCATCACCGTGGACCGGCGGTTGGAGCTGGACGCCGCCGAGGGATGGCAGCGGCGCTGGTCCCTGCGGCGCTGGTACGCCTTCACCCGCATGCAGAAGCGCGTCGCACGCAGGCTGCCCTCCGTGCTCACCGTCTCCGGCACCTCCCGCCAGGAGATCGTCGACCACCTCGGGGTACGCCAGGACCGCGTCCACGTCGTGCACATCGGCGCCGACACCGACCTGTTCTCACCCGATCCGGCCGTGCGGCAGGTGCCCGGCCGGATCGTGACCACCTCCAGCGCGGACGTGCCCCTCAAGGGGCTGGTGTTCCTCATCGAGGCGCTGGCGAAGGCGCGCACCGAACACCCCGCCGCACACCTCGTCGTCGTCGGCAAACGGCCCGAGCGGGGCCCGGTCGCGCAGGCCGTCGCACGCCACGGCCTCGAAGACGCCGTCGAGTTCGTCAAGGGCATCTCGGACGCCGAACTGGTCGACCTGGTCCGCTCCGCCGAGGTCGCCTGCGTGCCGTCGCTGTACGAGGGCTTCTCCCTGCCGGCCGCCGAGGCCATGGCCACGGGCACCCCGCTGGTCGCCACGACCGGGGGCGCCGTCCCCGAGGTCGCGGGACGCGACGGCGAGACGTGCCTCGCGGTGCCGCCGGGCGACGCCGGGGCGCTGGCCGTGGCGCTCGGCCGGCTGCTGGGAGACCCGGAGCTGCGTCTCCGGCTGGGCCGGGCCGGGCGCGAGCGGGTCCTGCGGCACTTCACCTGGGCCCGCGCCGCCGAGGGGACCGTGGCCCGGTACCGCGAGGCCCTCGCCCGCTCCCGCGCGGACAGCCCCGCAGCGGCCGCCGCCCCCGCGGGGACCGGCCCCACCACGACCGACGCCGAACTCAACCGCGAAAGCAGGGCCACGTGCTGA